Proteins from one Diorhabda carinulata isolate Delta chromosome 10, icDioCari1.1, whole genome shotgun sequence genomic window:
- the LOC130898552 gene encoding protein PFC0760c-like, which yields MLKLKFVIFIILFTSWSLNVELNEVDTNSDLMEKLKDTPLRASYRHKHKNKMGSTRHGVRKRLAETENDIRTSEDPQCAILYKNNAPVGILEPFQDSYKFLSVKGEPTFVNIHPIFSDYSLDEESDDNKGKRANRASFSDENYPSIFTKFRLHNSKDLSKRRMMYKRENDENPTDSNQVIRDAVGASGIEEKLQSVLDDMGLLDEYSDENVKRDVEDENLELGTNRIDLIKEGKGRARRDDQIDVDLTAGGLNGTDLNDLQKGNDSTGFDNNSEILNLNMNDTKTSTEDVKIFKRSNDCKEKLSPKVLEYEKRVERDIRDKIKKIKEEVTREIDSAADDPTRQKRQIFNTLLEEETKEIDPNFNTEENGKIHIRKKRNANYKTEDYDNRSKRNDDVSNLDNNEDEAFTDNENAEELDDCYCDESDNDCECLIDPVSSNIVAEEEEEDLPIKYTSKKAVKQLCNCDKDGNHCKCSNSEQNFDYYEDEIESKSIDKKSIESTCNCDKNDENCKCRNLIDDDYSMYEEDENGMKKRSVKARKFADAKSFQNGEYFVDLQPDLYRIESIDESRNKRNDFDDLLERESARKQLIAVKQRSMLPLSRYRRRTYKEEPRKLTDMSGEDLFGALPQSFGGELNRYKRVKRSKRKK from the exons atgttaaaattgaaatttgtaatatttataatattatttacaagtTGGAGCCTTAACGTCGAATTAAATGAAGTTGATACAAACAG tgatttaatggaaaaattaaaagatacgCCGTTACGAGCGAGTTATagacataaacataaaaataaaatgggtTCGACTCGTCACGGGGTGAGAAAGCGTCTAGCGGAAACGGAAAACGATATACGAACATCGGAAGATCCTCAATGCgccattttgtataaaaacaatGCGCCCGTTGGGATATTGGAg CCGTTTCAAGAttcgtataaatttttgtcgGTAAAAGGGGAACCGACATTCGTAAATATTCATCCGATTTTTTCGGATTATTCACTAGACGAAGAATCTGACGATAATAAAGGAAAAAGGGCCAACCGAGCTTCGTTTTCCGACGAAAACTACCCGTCTATATTCACAAAATTCCGATTACACAACAGTAAAGATTTATCGAAACGTCGTATGATGTATAAACGCGAAAACGACGAAAATCCAACGGACTCAAATCAGGTTATAAGAGACGCCGTCGGTGCGTCCGGAATCGAAGAGAAATTGCAATCGGTTTTGGACGATATGGGATTGTTGGACGAATATTCGGACGAAAACGTCAAAAGAGACGTGGAAGACGAAAATTTAGAACTGGGAACCAATAGAATCGATCTTATAAAAGAGGGGAAGGGTCGAGCTAGAAGAGACGATCAAATCGACGTAGATTTAACCGCCGGCGGTTTAAACGGCACCGATTTAAACGATTTACAAAAAGGAAATGACAGTACGGGATTTGAcaa CAACtccgaaattttgaatttgaatatgaaCGATACGAAAACGTCGACGGAAGacgtaaaaattttcaaaagatcGAACGATtgcaaagaaaaattatcgCCGAAAGTGCTCGAATACGAAAAGCGCGTCGAACGCGACATAagggataaaataaaaaaaataaaagaagaagtgaCCAGAGAAATCGATAGCGCGGCCGACGATCCGACCAGACAGAAAAGACAGATCTTCAATACTCTATTGGAGGAAGAGACCAAAGAAATCGATCCGAATTTTAATACGGAAGAAAACGGCAAAATCCATATACGCAAAAAGAGGAACGCGAATTATAAAACGGAGGATTACGATAACAGATCGAAGAGAAACGACGACGTTTCGAATCTGGACAACAATGAAGACGAAGCGTTTACCGATAACGAAAATGCCGAAGAAT TGGACGATTGTTATTGTGACGAAAGCGACAATGATTGCGAATGTTTGATAGACCCTGTATCATCGAACATTGTcgcagaagaagaagaagaagatttacCGATAAAATATACGAGCAAAAAAGCCGTTAAGCAATTATGCAATTGCGATAAAGACGGCAATCACTGCAAATGCAGTAACAGCGaacaaaatttcgattattaCGAAGACGAAATCGAATCGAAATCAATcgataaaaaatcgattgaatcAACTTGTAATTGCGATAAGAACGACGAAAATTGTAAATGTAGGAATctaatagacgacgattattccATGTACGAAGAAGACGAAAACGGAATGAAAAAAAGATCGGTAAAAGCTAGAAAATTCGCAGACGCTAAATCGTTTCAAAATGGCGAATATTTCGTAGATCTACAGCCGGATTTGTATCGAATCGAATCTATAGACGAATCTAGGAATAAAAGAAACGATTTCGATGATTTATTGGAAAGGGAATCGGCGAGAAAACAATTGATAGCCGTTAAACAAAGAAGTATGTTACCGTTATCGAGATACAGAAGAAGAACGTACAAAGAAGAACCGCGAAAACTCACCGATATGTCAGGAGAAGATTTGTTCGGAGCTCTTCCGCAAAGTTTCGGCGGAGAATTGAACAGATATAAGAGAGTCAAAAGGAGTAAGAGGAAAAAATGA